The Mesorhizobium loti genome includes a region encoding these proteins:
- a CDS encoding FAD-dependent oxidoreductase codes for MKSHVKAVVIGGGVVGCSVLYHLAKAGWTDIMLIERSELTSGSSWHAAGGFHTLNGDPNVAKLQAYTVQLYKEIEEISGQSCSLHLTGGVMMADTPERMDFLRLAHAKGRYLGMDTELITPSEAKAMFPLMDETNFVGAMWDPVEGHLDPSGTTIAYSKAAKKLGAEIVLRNRVVELTQEVDGTWNVVTEQGTVKAEHVVNCGGLWAREIGRMVGVELPVLAMEHMYLLTEPMPEVEEFNKSTGREMIGVLDFKGEIYTRQERNGILLGTYEKACKPWSPVNTPWDFGHELLPPDLDRIAPSLEIGFKHFPGIEKAGIKQIINGPFTFALDGNPLVGPVQGLTNFWCACAVMAGFSQGGGVGLALSNWMVHGDPGFDVWGMDVTRFGEWAGLRYTNAKVRENYSRRFSIRFPNEELPAARPAQTTPLYDTMLANNAVMGDSWGLETPLWFAPKGKEPKDIVSFHRSNDFGPIGEEVRATRERVGVTEVANFAKYEVAGSAAEDFLNRLMTNRMPKTGRIVLTPMLNEFGKLIGDFTIAKAAEDRFMIWGSSAAQKYHMRWFEKHLPKDGSVRIHRFDQTLVGLSIAGPKSRDLLQKLVDVDISTKAFRFMDFREMAVGGAPCLVNRITYTGDLGYEIWMAPAYQRLVYQAIKDAGEEFGLVDFGMRALLSMRLEKNFPTWFRELRPIYGPFEGAMDRFIKLEKNDFIGREAAAKEQATGPKLRRVSFIVDAADADVMGDEPIWAKVSKDYGTVEKPHGYGAPRFDKGGKEIRGSKAAEGASAVRGIVDGDWRVVGWVTSGGYAHYVQKSMAQGYVPAALAEDESAGLFEIEILGHRRPARINVEAPFDPSGEKMRT; via the coding sequence ATGAAATCTCACGTTAAAGCGGTTGTCATCGGCGGCGGCGTCGTTGGCTGCTCGGTTCTCTACCACCTGGCCAAGGCCGGCTGGACCGACATCATGCTGATCGAGCGCTCGGAGCTTACCTCCGGCTCGTCCTGGCATGCGGCGGGCGGCTTCCACACGCTCAACGGTGATCCCAACGTCGCCAAGCTGCAGGCCTATACGGTGCAGCTCTACAAGGAGATCGAGGAAATATCCGGCCAGTCCTGCTCGCTGCATTTGACCGGCGGCGTGATGATGGCCGATACGCCCGAGCGCATGGACTTCCTGCGCCTTGCCCACGCCAAGGGCCGCTATCTCGGCATGGACACAGAGCTGATTACGCCGTCCGAAGCCAAGGCGATGTTCCCGCTGATGGACGAGACCAATTTCGTCGGCGCCATGTGGGACCCGGTCGAAGGCCATCTCGATCCGTCCGGCACCACCATCGCCTATTCCAAGGCGGCTAAAAAACTCGGCGCCGAGATCGTGCTGCGCAACCGTGTCGTCGAACTGACGCAGGAGGTCGACGGCACCTGGAACGTCGTCACCGAACAGGGCACGGTGAAGGCCGAGCATGTCGTCAACTGCGGCGGCTTGTGGGCGCGCGAGATCGGCCGCATGGTCGGCGTCGAACTGCCGGTGCTGGCCATGGAGCACATGTATTTGCTCACCGAGCCGATGCCGGAGGTCGAGGAGTTCAACAAGTCGACCGGGCGCGAAATGATCGGCGTGCTCGACTTCAAGGGCGAGATCTACACCCGCCAGGAACGGAACGGCATCCTGCTCGGCACCTATGAGAAGGCCTGCAAGCCGTGGTCGCCGGTCAACACGCCATGGGATTTCGGCCATGAATTGCTGCCGCCGGACCTCGACCGCATCGCGCCGTCGCTCGAAATCGGCTTCAAGCATTTCCCCGGCATCGAGAAGGCCGGCATCAAGCAGATCATCAACGGCCCCTTCACCTTCGCGCTCGACGGCAACCCGCTGGTTGGCCCGGTACAGGGCCTGACCAATTTCTGGTGCGCCTGCGCCGTCATGGCCGGCTTCAGCCAGGGCGGCGGCGTTGGCCTCGCTTTGTCGAATTGGATGGTGCATGGCGATCCCGGCTTCGACGTCTGGGGAATGGACGTCACCCGCTTCGGCGAATGGGCCGGCCTGCGCTACACCAACGCCAAGGTGCGCGAGAACTATTCGCGCCGCTTCTCCATCCGCTTCCCCAACGAGGAACTGCCGGCCGCACGCCCGGCGCAGACGACGCCGCTCTACGACACGATGCTGGCCAACAATGCGGTCATGGGCGACTCGTGGGGCCTCGAAACCCCTCTCTGGTTCGCGCCGAAAGGCAAAGAGCCGAAGGACATTGTCTCTTTCCACCGTTCCAACGATTTTGGGCCGATCGGCGAGGAAGTGCGCGCCACGCGTGAGCGTGTCGGCGTCACCGAGGTCGCCAATTTCGCCAAATACGAAGTGGCGGGATCGGCTGCCGAGGATTTCCTCAACCGGCTGATGACCAATCGCATGCCGAAGACCGGCCGCATCGTGCTGACGCCGATGCTCAACGAATTCGGTAAGCTGATCGGCGACTTCACCATCGCCAAGGCGGCCGAAGACCGCTTCATGATCTGGGGTTCGTCGGCGGCGCAGAAATACCACATGCGCTGGTTCGAAAAGCACCTGCCGAAGGACGGTTCGGTTCGCATCCACCGCTTCGACCAGACGCTGGTCGGGTTGTCGATCGCTGGACCAAAGTCGCGGGATTTGCTGCAGAAGCTGGTCGACGTCGACATCTCGACCAAAGCCTTCCGCTTCATGGATTTCCGCGAGATGGCGGTCGGCGGCGCGCCATGCCTGGTCAACCGCATCACCTACACCGGCGATCTCGGCTACGAGATCTGGATGGCGCCGGCCTACCAGCGCCTCGTCTATCAGGCGATCAAGGACGCCGGCGAGGAATTCGGCCTGGTCGATTTCGGCATGCGCGCTCTGCTCTCCATGCGCCTGGAAAAGAATTTTCCGACCTGGTTCCGCGAGTTGCGGCCGATCTACGGACCGTTCGAAGGGGCGATGGATCGCTTCATCAAGCTGGAGAAGAACGACTTCATCGGCCGCGAGGCAGCCGCCAAGGAACAGGCGACGGGGCCAAAACTGCGCCGCGTTTCCTTCATCGTCGATGCTGCCGACGCCGACGTCATGGGCGACGAGCCGATCTGGGCCAAGGTCAGCAAGGACTACGGCACGGTTGAAAAGCCGCATGGCTATGGCGCGCCGCGTTTCGACAAGGGCGGCAAGGAAATACGCGGCTCCAAGGCTGCCGAAGGCGCGTCCGCCGTGCGCGGCATCGTCGACGGCGACTGGCGCGTTGTCGGCTGGGTCACGTCGGGCGGCTATGCCCACTATGTCCAGAAGTCGATGGCACAAGGCTATGTGCCGGCCGCTCTTGCCGAGGACGAAAGCGCCGGATTGTTCGAGATCGAGATCCTCGGCCATCGGCGCCCGGCCCGTATCAACGTCGAAGCGCCTTTCGACCCGAGCGGCGAGAAGATGCGGACCTGA
- a CDS encoding trimethylamine methyltransferase family protein — translation MTAALQPSEPALATDRARRGGRAGKRAGGSAAFEQPAFRQLKNPLTPTRLVSDDELESIHLASLRVLREIGVDVLHDEARSIMKAHGADVREGSERVRFDSDMILELVSHCPSEFTIHARNPAHNVRFGGNNVIISMMASAPNCSDIDRGRRPGNQQDYRNFLKLAQMHNILNCTGGYPVEPTDIHPSVRHLECIRDLSVLTDKVFHIYSLGKERNVDGIEIARIARGISHEQMLKEPSVFTIINTNSPLKLDVPMMEGIIQMSSKGQVVVVTPFTLSGAMAPVTIAGALVQQNAEALSGIAFAQMVRKGAPVGYGGFTSNVDMKSGSPAFGTPEYMKAQLVGGQLARRYNIPYRTSNTCAANTVDAQAAYESVFSLWGAIQGGGNLMMHAAGWLEGGLRCSYEKTILDIDLLQMVAEFLTPLDLSEEALGFDAIQSVGPGGHFFGTQHTQDRYKTAFYSPILSDWRNYETWAEAGSPTALEKANKVWKERLASYEEPYMDPAIREELNAFVAKRRSEGGAPTDF, via the coding sequence ATGACCGCCGCCCTACAACCCTCAGAACCGGCATTGGCCACCGACCGCGCCCGTCGCGGCGGCCGCGCCGGAAAGCGCGCCGGCGGCTCGGCCGCGTTCGAGCAGCCGGCTTTCCGCCAGCTGAAGAACCCGCTGACGCCAACCAGGCTGGTTTCGGACGACGAACTGGAATCGATCCACCTCGCTTCCTTGCGCGTTCTGCGGGAAATCGGCGTCGACGTGCTGCATGACGAGGCCCGCAGTATCATGAAGGCGCATGGCGCCGACGTGCGCGAAGGCAGCGAGCGGGTGCGCTTCGACAGCGACATGATCCTGGAACTGGTGTCGCACTGCCCGTCGGAGTTCACCATCCATGCCCGCAACCCCGCGCACAATGTGCGCTTTGGCGGCAACAATGTGATCATCTCGATGATGGCGTCGGCGCCCAATTGCTCCGACATCGATCGCGGCCGCCGGCCGGGCAACCAGCAGGACTATCGCAACTTCTTAAAACTCGCGCAGATGCACAACATCCTGAACTGCACGGGCGGCTACCCGGTCGAGCCGACCGATATCCATCCGTCCGTCCGCCACCTCGAATGCATCCGCGATCTCAGCGTGCTCACCGACAAGGTGTTCCACATCTATTCGCTCGGCAAGGAACGCAATGTCGACGGCATCGAGATCGCCAGGATCGCGCGCGGCATCAGCCACGAACAGATGCTGAAAGAGCCGTCCGTCTTCACCATCATCAACACCAATTCGCCGCTCAAGCTCGACGTGCCGATGATGGAAGGCATCATCCAGATGTCGAGCAAGGGCCAGGTCGTCGTCGTGACACCGTTCACCCTGTCGGGCGCCATGGCGCCGGTCACCATTGCCGGCGCGCTGGTGCAGCAGAACGCCGAGGCGCTGTCCGGCATCGCCTTCGCCCAGATGGTCCGCAAGGGCGCCCCCGTCGGCTATGGCGGCTTCACTTCCAATGTCGACATGAAGTCCGGTTCGCCGGCTTTCGGCACGCCGGAATACATGAAGGCGCAGCTCGTCGGGGGGCAGCTCGCCCGTCGCTACAACATCCCCTACCGCACCTCCAACACCTGCGCCGCCAACACGGTCGACGCGCAGGCGGCTTATGAAAGTGTGTTCTCACTGTGGGGCGCCATCCAGGGCGGCGGCAATCTGATGATGCATGCCGCCGGCTGGCTCGAAGGCGGCCTGCGCTGCTCCTACGAGAAAACCATTCTGGACATCGACCTGCTGCAGATGGTGGCTGAATTCCTGACCCCGCTCGACCTTTCCGAAGAGGCGCTCGGCTTCGACGCCATCCAGTCGGTCGGTCCGGGCGGCCATTTCTTCGGCACCCAGCACACGCAGGACCGCTACAAGACCGCCTTCTACTCACCGATCCTCTCCGACTGGCGCAATTACGAGACCTGGGCGGAAGCCGGCTCGCCGACGGCGCTCGAAAAGGCCAACAAAGTCTGGAAGGAACGGCTTGCGTCCTACGAAGAGCCCTATATGGACCCGGCTATCCGCGAGGAACTCAACGCCTTCGTCGCCAAGCGGCGGTCCGAGGGCGGCGCGCCAACCGATTTTTGA
- a CDS encoding MFS transporter — protein MVATGSSEGEAGTQWAALAGVTAALAMFGAAQGLSSPLFTLLMQKQGMSPALIGLSAAMMPLGLILSASFVPAAVRLVGARNLAVGCSLIGALCFLGIGYLQDWVAWFVIRFIIGVVINPLYILGEVWALSLAPPSRRGRVMGVFNTMLGAGYSAGPFALTLLGTSGWAPFLVGVGGFALCAVILRAVSSKLTGFEDDGQPASGLVGFAKMAPALLLAVLVSAAVQQSTYALVPVFGASYGLAEAVLASLVMALSLGNILLQIPLGLLAERFGGRTMIIVCALATSACAALLPLLIMTPLIWVVLLVMGAVGYGVYTMALVELGSRFKGSVLVAGNAAFALMWGAGGIVGPPGAGLLMQGIGPLGLPVVIAGLDAVLVLFALYRSSVRRAS, from the coding sequence ATGGTCGCGACCGGCTCAAGCGAAGGCGAAGCGGGAACGCAGTGGGCAGCGCTTGCCGGCGTCACCGCGGCACTTGCCATGTTCGGCGCCGCGCAAGGGCTGAGTTCGCCGCTGTTCACGCTCCTGATGCAGAAGCAAGGCATGTCGCCGGCACTGATTGGCCTGTCGGCGGCGATGATGCCGCTCGGGCTGATCCTGTCGGCTTCGTTCGTGCCGGCGGCGGTGCGGCTGGTCGGCGCACGCAACCTGGCGGTAGGCTGCTCGCTGATCGGCGCGCTCTGCTTCCTGGGCATCGGCTATCTGCAGGACTGGGTGGCCTGGTTCGTCATCCGCTTCATCATCGGCGTGGTCATCAACCCGCTCTACATCCTTGGCGAGGTGTGGGCGCTGTCGCTGGCGCCACCGTCGCGGCGCGGCCGGGTGATGGGCGTGTTCAACACAATGCTGGGCGCCGGTTACTCTGCCGGGCCATTCGCGCTGACCCTGCTGGGTACGTCGGGCTGGGCGCCCTTCCTTGTCGGCGTCGGCGGCTTCGCGCTTTGCGCGGTGATCCTGCGCGCCGTCTCGTCAAAGCTCACCGGTTTCGAGGATGACGGCCAGCCTGCCAGCGGCCTTGTCGGCTTTGCCAAAATGGCGCCGGCGCTGCTGCTTGCCGTCCTGGTCTCGGCGGCGGTCCAGCAGAGCACCTATGCGCTGGTCCCGGTCTTCGGCGCCAGTTACGGTCTGGCCGAAGCCGTGCTGGCCTCGCTGGTGATGGCGCTGTCGCTGGGCAACATCCTGCTGCAGATACCGCTCGGCCTTCTGGCGGAGCGCTTTGGCGGCCGCACCATGATCATCGTCTGTGCGCTGGCAACGAGCGCCTGCGCGGCCCTGCTGCCGTTGCTGATCATGACGCCGCTGATCTGGGTGGTGCTGCTGGTGATGGGGGCAGTTGGCTACGGCGTCTACACAATGGCGCTGGTCGAGCTCGGCAGCCGGTTCAAGGGCTCGGTGCTGGTCGCCGGCAACGCGGCCTTTGCGCTGATGTGGGGCGCCGGTGGCATCGTCGGCCCACCTGGCGCCGGCCTGCTCATGCAAGGCATCGGCCCGCTCGGCCTGCCGGTCGTGATCGCCGGCCTCGACGCGGTGCTGGTGTTGTTCGCGCTGTATCGCTCGTCGGTGCGCCGAGCTTCCTGA
- a CDS encoding MFS transporter: MTLAESNDGETMQWAAITGVIATVSVFAIAQGLSYPLLSFILQRQGVSPAMIGLSAAMTPVGFILSSPLIPALARRFGAGRTALICAALSAIVLALIGWTQNVYLWFPLRFLIGVVTNPLYVLSEIWVIALAPPARRGRVMGVYSTIISAGFAAGPLCLLAVGTEGWPPFLVGIFAFVLCGICLASVLPRLPKVDEAGHQVSVLGFVPLAWLLLFAVVVAAGFEQGALALLPVYGTHHGITETRMSALLSVMIAGNIAMQVPLGLLAERLSARVVRLACVAITVLGCLLLPLLIESPLIWPMIFVWGAVSYGIYTMSIIELGERFTGSTLVAGNAAFSLMWGVGGIAVPPLAGGAMDILGARGLPITLGLMCLALAIASLVGRRKASIVR, encoded by the coding sequence ATGACTCTGGCGGAATCGAACGACGGCGAGACCATGCAATGGGCCGCGATCACCGGTGTGATCGCGACCGTCTCGGTGTTCGCCATCGCGCAGGGGCTGTCTTATCCGCTGTTGAGCTTCATTCTCCAGCGCCAGGGCGTTTCTCCGGCGATGATCGGCCTGTCGGCGGCGATGACGCCGGTCGGCTTCATCCTGTCGTCACCGCTGATCCCGGCGCTGGCGCGGCGGTTCGGGGCAGGGCGCACGGCGCTCATTTGTGCTGCCCTGTCGGCAATCGTGCTGGCGCTGATCGGCTGGACGCAGAATGTCTATCTCTGGTTTCCGCTGCGCTTCCTGATCGGCGTGGTGACCAATCCGCTTTATGTGCTGAGCGAGATCTGGGTGATCGCGCTGGCGCCGCCGGCGCGGCGCGGCCGCGTCATGGGTGTCTATTCGACGATCATCTCGGCCGGTTTTGCCGCCGGACCGTTGTGCCTGCTTGCCGTCGGCACGGAAGGCTGGCCGCCGTTTCTGGTCGGCATTTTCGCCTTCGTGCTGTGCGGCATCTGCCTGGCCTCGGTGCTGCCGCGCCTGCCCAAGGTCGACGAGGCCGGGCACCAAGTTTCCGTCCTTGGCTTCGTTCCGCTGGCCTGGCTGCTGTTGTTTGCCGTCGTGGTAGCCGCCGGCTTCGAGCAGGGCGCGCTGGCCCTGCTGCCGGTCTATGGCACGCATCACGGCATCACTGAAACCCGCATGTCGGCGCTGCTGTCGGTGATGATCGCCGGCAACATCGCCATGCAGGTGCCGCTCGGCCTGCTGGCGGAGAGGCTTTCCGCCCGCGTCGTGCGGCTTGCCTGCGTCGCGATCACGGTGCTCGGCTGCCTGCTCCTGCCGCTCCTCATCGAGTCACCGCTGATCTGGCCGATGATCTTTGTCTGGGGCGCGGTTTCCTACGGTATCTACACAATGTCGATCATCGAGCTCGGCGAGCGCTTTACCGGCTCGACACTGGTCGCCGGCAACGCCGCCTTTTCCCTGATGTGGGGCGTTGGCGGCATCGCCGTGCCGCCGTTGGCGGGGGGCGCGATGGATATTCTGGGCGCGAGAGGTCTACCGATCACGCTTGGTCTGATGTGTCTTGCGCTGGCGATCGCGAGCCTCGTCGGTCGGCGGAAAGCCTCAATCGTGCGCTGA
- a CDS encoding S9 family peptidase has product MTKPANKMPNSASSTNDPFLWLEDRTAAQSLDWVHRQNEVTVGELQGDPSYQASFQTALDLMTAEDNIAVGAAIAGYVYNFWQDKTNVLGLWRRTTVASYKTEKPDWETIIDFDQLAAKEGIKWVFGGASRLYPDFNRCLVSMSPDGGDASEMREFDIATKSFVEGGFRAPASKSGFSWLDKDTVIVSAAFEESDKTDSGYPRVIKLWKRGTKLEDATPIFEAQKEDLAVGAALEYDGDRRYLILARTLNFFASHIFLRLPSGENKQLPLPDDMTDTAIFRDQLVFGVRSPWTAPDGTVCKPDGLYSLDLAHWVETGALGPVETLFEPAYRVSIAGIARTQDRLFINLMDNVRGKVVVCERRDGSWSLKPVALPENGNVGISHAEHFGSTVSFSFTDFLTPSSIIWSDDNGETLATVKSQPARFDASPLISEQFEARSKDGTMIPYFVVRRRDQKGPVPTLLYGYGGFEVPLLPGYAGVRGRLWLEKGNAYVQACIRGGGEFGPAWHQAALKGNRQNGFDDFAAVAQDVVKRGIATARSLGIQGGSNGGLLTGVSLTQHPELFGAVIIEVPLLDMLRYTELPPGASWMAEYGDPSKPEDAKWLSAYSPYQHVDGAAAYPPVLLTTSTADDRVHPGHARKMAASLQEAGHAKTLFFEETEGGHGGRGDRRPQAAQTAMKYVFLQRALSGAA; this is encoded by the coding sequence ATGACCAAGCCTGCCAACAAGATGCCAAATTCCGCTTCTTCGACCAATGATCCCTTTCTGTGGCTGGAGGACAGGACAGCCGCGCAGTCGCTCGACTGGGTGCATCGCCAGAACGAGGTCACGGTTGGCGAACTGCAGGGTGATCCGTCCTATCAGGCGTCGTTCCAGACCGCGCTCGACCTGATGACGGCCGAGGACAACATCGCTGTCGGTGCCGCCATCGCTGGCTATGTCTACAATTTCTGGCAGGACAAGACCAATGTGCTCGGCCTCTGGCGCCGCACGACGGTTGCTTCGTACAAGACCGAGAAGCCCGACTGGGAAACGATCATCGACTTCGACCAGCTTGCGGCGAAGGAGGGGATCAAATGGGTTTTTGGCGGCGCCAGCCGACTCTATCCAGACTTCAACCGCTGCCTGGTGAGCATGTCGCCCGATGGCGGCGACGCCAGCGAGATGCGCGAATTCGACATCGCGACTAAATCCTTTGTCGAAGGCGGGTTTCGCGCACCCGCTTCCAAGTCCGGCTTCAGCTGGCTGGACAAGGACACCGTGATTGTTTCCGCCGCGTTCGAAGAGTCCGACAAGACCGACTCCGGTTATCCGCGCGTGATCAAGCTGTGGAAGCGCGGCACCAAGCTTGAAGACGCTACACCGATCTTCGAGGCGCAGAAAGAAGATCTCGCCGTTGGTGCCGCCCTGGAGTACGACGGTGACAGACGCTATCTGATCCTGGCCCGGACGCTGAATTTTTTCGCTTCGCACATCTTCCTGCGGCTGCCTTCCGGCGAAAACAAACAGCTGCCACTGCCGGACGACATGACCGACACGGCAATATTCAGGGATCAGCTCGTGTTCGGCGTGCGTAGTCCGTGGACGGCGCCCGACGGCACGGTTTGCAAGCCTGACGGCCTCTATTCGCTGGATCTGGCGCACTGGGTCGAGACCGGCGCGCTTGGCCCGGTGGAAACCTTGTTCGAGCCGGCATATCGCGTTTCCATCGCCGGCATTGCCCGTACGCAGGATCGGCTGTTCATCAACCTGATGGACAATGTGCGCGGCAAGGTCGTCGTCTGCGAGCGAAGGGATGGCAGCTGGTCGCTGAAACCGGTCGCGCTGCCCGAAAACGGCAATGTCGGCATCAGCCATGCCGAGCATTTCGGCTCGACCGTCTCCTTCTCCTTCACCGATTTCCTGACGCCGAGCTCGATCATCTGGTCCGATGACAATGGCGAGACGCTCGCCACCGTGAAATCGCAGCCGGCGCGTTTCGATGCCTCGCCGCTGATCTCGGAACAGTTCGAGGCGCGCTCGAAGGACGGCACGATGATCCCCTATTTCGTCGTCAGGCGGCGCGACCAGAAGGGTCCGGTGCCAACGCTGCTCTATGGCTATGGCGGCTTCGAAGTGCCGCTGCTGCCAGGCTATGCCGGCGTGCGCGGCAGGCTGTGGCTGGAAAAGGGCAATGCCTATGTGCAGGCCTGCATCCGCGGCGGCGGCGAGTTCGGCCCGGCCTGGCATCAGGCGGCGCTCAAGGGCAATCGCCAGAACGGCTTCGACGATTTCGCGGCAGTTGCGCAGGATGTCGTCAAGCGCGGCATCGCGACAGCAAGGTCGCTCGGCATCCAGGGCGGTTCGAATGGCGGCTTGCTGACCGGCGTTTCCCTGACGCAGCATCCCGAGCTGTTCGGCGCCGTCATCATCGAGGTGCCGCTGCTCGATATGCTGCGCTACACCGAATTGCCGCCCGGCGCCTCGTGGATGGCCGAATATGGCGATCCGTCAAAACCGGAAGACGCGAAATGGCTTTCAGCCTACTCGCCCTATCAGCATGTCGACGGCGCTGCCGCTTATCCGCCTGTGCTGCTGACCACCTCGACTGCTGACGATCGGGTCCATCCCGGCCATGCGCGCAAGATGGCCGCAAGCCTGCAGGAAGCCGGCCATGCCAAGACGCTGTTCTTCGAGGAGACAGAAGGCGGGCATGGCGGGCGTGGCGACCGCCGGCCGCAGGCGGCGCAGACGGCGATGAAATACGTCTTCCTGCAAAGGGCACTAAGCGGGGCGGCATAA
- a CDS encoding aspartate aminotransferase family protein: MTYQNYSLKQLQQIDAAHHLHPFTDHKELREAGSRIITHANGPFIYDSEGAEILDGMAGLWCVNIGYGRDELAEAAYAQMKELPYYNSFFKCSTPTPVLLSKKLAEIAPKHVNQVFYGSSGSEANDTALRLVRHYWVLEGKPEKNRIISRKMAYHGSTVAGTSLGGMDGMHKQLGGAVPNIVHVMMPYAYELALPGESDHDFGLRAAKAVEDAILEAGADKVAAFIGEPVMGAGGVKIPPASYWPEVQRICRKYDVLLMLDEVITGYGRTGEWFAAQTLGIEPDTITTAKALTSGYQPLSALLVGDRIASTLVEKGGEFNHGYTYSGHPVACAVALKNLEIIEREGLVDRVRNDTGPYFAKALQERIAGHDLVGEVRSIGLMGAIEIVKDKATKERFLPAGSAAVTVRDHAIANGMMLRATGDTMILSPPLIWTRDTIDMACERILKALDLAHTDLRKR, translated from the coding sequence ATGACCTATCAGAATTATTCGCTGAAGCAGCTTCAGCAGATCGACGCCGCGCATCATCTCCACCCGTTCACCGACCACAAGGAATTGCGCGAGGCCGGCTCGCGCATCATCACCCACGCCAATGGGCCGTTCATCTACGATTCCGAGGGGGCTGAAATCCTCGACGGCATGGCCGGGCTGTGGTGTGTCAACATCGGCTATGGCCGTGATGAACTGGCTGAGGCTGCCTATGCGCAGATGAAGGAGCTGCCCTACTACAACTCCTTCTTCAAATGCTCGACGCCGACGCCGGTGCTGCTGTCCAAGAAACTGGCGGAGATCGCGCCGAAGCACGTCAACCAGGTGTTCTACGGTTCGTCCGGTTCGGAAGCCAACGACACGGCGCTGCGTCTTGTGCGCCACTACTGGGTGCTGGAGGGCAAGCCGGAGAAGAACCGCATCATCTCGCGCAAGATGGCCTATCACGGCTCGACCGTTGCCGGCACGTCACTCGGCGGCATGGACGGCATGCACAAGCAGCTCGGCGGCGCGGTGCCCAACATCGTCCATGTGATGATGCCCTATGCCTATGAACTGGCGCTGCCTGGCGAGAGCGATCATGATTTCGGCCTGCGCGCAGCCAAGGCCGTCGAGGATGCCATCCTCGAAGCCGGCGCCGACAAGGTTGCCGCCTTTATCGGCGAGCCGGTGATGGGGGCGGGCGGCGTGAAGATACCGCCGGCCAGCTACTGGCCGGAAGTGCAGCGCATCTGCCGCAAATACGATGTCCTGTTGATGCTGGATGAGGTCATCACCGGCTATGGCCGCACTGGCGAGTGGTTCGCCGCCCAGACGCTCGGCATCGAGCCCGACACGATCACCACGGCCAAGGCGCTGACATCGGGCTATCAGCCGCTGTCGGCATTGCTGGTCGGCGACCGCATCGCCTCGACGCTGGTCGAGAAGGGCGGCGAATTCAATCACGGCTACACCTATTCCGGGCATCCGGTGGCCTGCGCCGTGGCGCTGAAGAACCTCGAGATCATCGAGCGGGAAGGGCTGGTCGATCGCGTCCGGAACGATACCGGCCCTTACTTCGCCAAGGCGTTGCAGGAGCGGATTGCCGGGCATGATCTGGTCGGCGAGGTGCGCTCGATCGGCCTGATGGGCGCGATCGAGATCGTCAAGGACAAGGCGACCAAGGAGCGCTTCCTTCCGGCTGGAAGTGCGGCGGTGACCGTGCGTGACCACGCGATCGCGAACGGCATGATGCTGCGCGCCACCGGCGACACGATGATCCTGTCGCCGCCGCTGATCTGGACCCGTGATACGATCGACATGGCCTGCGAGCGCATTTTGAAGGCGCTGGATCTGGCGCACACGGATTTGCGCAAGCGGTAG